A single region of the Pyxidicoccus trucidator genome encodes:
- a CDS encoding lysyl oxidase family protein, which yields MPLPHRVLVAGSLLFSLGACKEDEDPKPDKPGPELSETPLWQVKADPTLADECFGSSVALADFNGDGRKDLAVGTQPCASNFITAEHPGRVSFFAGEERFFSTQPVSALMTWTNTHPRTNGQSLRTVAGDVNGDAYADLLVTGSYGASVFLGGPDLGAILTAPAFRVPGNGLFSTTALVDFNGDGLDDVVSSRAGTQSFFQAAPGAEGGLFTLVHTRPGFTFVSQGDVNGDGADDLMLPSAATENLHELYLGCKAGAPFACEGPLSAEPRLSLVASSAKLHPDLNGDGHPEAFLFMDNGVTNFHLSEPGGAISPTPAWTVMDDPVFPSLFWLREVGDMDGDGDRHDFVMGLLGRLDFYSAAKGVSASLKPVWSWPRADTLPAGYDAYRRFSVAVPGDLDGDGFDDLVVASGAAGNILDGPVGEVSIYGGGRVPKEPKDPPFTQPVRSCDLRVDPVNGKPDLTVDAIGIARSLNVVRKTFAADACEVFEGCVVAPGERRLLRFSAAIQNLGRASAIFPPLDKRPDLYVFDECHGHHHLKGFAGYELRDSRGQQVLSGRKQGFALVDVISYCTDAVPYSFYDPMGISPGWADVYSFEVPCQWVDITGLADGEYTLRVGVDESDILEEEGVHPNEVFVRMSLEGDTATALP from the coding sequence GGACGAGTGCTTCGGCAGCTCCGTCGCGCTCGCGGACTTCAACGGCGATGGCCGCAAGGACCTGGCCGTGGGCACCCAGCCCTGCGCGTCCAACTTCATCACGGCGGAGCACCCCGGTCGCGTGTCGTTCTTCGCGGGCGAGGAGCGCTTCTTCTCCACGCAGCCTGTCTCCGCGCTGATGACCTGGACCAACACCCACCCACGGACGAATGGCCAGTCGCTCCGGACGGTGGCCGGCGACGTGAATGGGGACGCGTACGCGGACCTGCTCGTCACCGGTTCGTACGGGGCGTCCGTCTTCCTCGGCGGGCCGGACCTGGGGGCCATCCTCACGGCGCCTGCCTTCCGCGTCCCCGGCAACGGCCTCTTCTCCACGACGGCCCTCGTCGACTTCAATGGGGACGGGCTGGACGACGTGGTGAGCAGCAGGGCCGGCACGCAGTCCTTCTTCCAGGCCGCGCCCGGGGCGGAGGGCGGGCTCTTCACCCTCGTGCACACGCGGCCGGGCTTCACCTTCGTGAGCCAGGGAGACGTCAACGGCGATGGAGCCGACGACCTGATGCTTCCGTCGGCGGCCACGGAGAACCTCCATGAGCTGTACCTGGGCTGCAAGGCCGGCGCTCCCTTCGCCTGCGAGGGCCCCCTGTCGGCCGAGCCCCGGCTGTCCCTGGTGGCCAGCAGCGCGAAGCTGCACCCCGACCTCAACGGGGACGGCCACCCCGAGGCCTTCCTGTTCATGGATAACGGCGTGACGAACTTCCACCTGTCCGAGCCGGGAGGCGCCATCTCCCCCACTCCGGCCTGGACGGTGATGGATGACCCCGTCTTCCCCAGCCTGTTCTGGCTCCGCGAGGTGGGAGACATGGACGGAGATGGCGACCGCCATGACTTCGTGATGGGCTTGTTGGGGCGCCTCGACTTCTACTCAGCCGCGAAGGGCGTGTCCGCCTCGCTGAAGCCCGTCTGGAGCTGGCCCCGCGCGGACACCCTGCCCGCCGGCTATGACGCCTACCGGCGCTTCTCCGTGGCCGTGCCCGGGGACCTGGACGGCGACGGCTTCGATGACCTGGTGGTGGCCAGCGGTGCCGCCGGCAACATCCTGGATGGCCCCGTGGGCGAGGTGTCCATCTACGGCGGCGGTCGCGTGCCGAAGGAGCCGAAGGACCCGCCGTTCACCCAACCCGTCCGCTCATGCGACCTGCGGGTGGACCCGGTGAATGGCAAGCCGGACCTCACGGTGGACGCGATAGGCATTGCCCGCTCGCTGAACGTGGTGCGCAAGACGTTCGCCGCGGACGCGTGCGAGGTGTTCGAGGGCTGCGTGGTGGCCCCCGGGGAGCGGCGCCTGCTGCGCTTCAGCGCGGCCATCCAGAACCTGGGGCGGGCCAGCGCCATCTTCCCGCCGCTCGACAAGCGGCCGGACCTCTACGTCTTCGACGAGTGCCACGGGCACCACCACCTGAAGGGCTTCGCCGGCTACGAGCTGCGCGACTCGCGAGGACAGCAGGTCCTCAGTGGACGCAAGCAGGGCTTCGCGCTGGTGGACGTCATCAGCTACTGCACGGACGCGGTGCCGTACAGTTTCTATGACCCCATGGGTATCTCCCCCGGCTGGGCAGACGTCTACTCCTTCGAAGTGCCGTGCCAGTGGGTGGACATCACCGGCCTGGCGGATGGTGAGTACACCCTGCGCGTGGGGGTGGACGAGTCGGACATCCTCGAGGAGGAGGGTGTCCATCCCAACGAGGTGTTCGTCCGCATGTCCCTGGAGGGCGACACGGCCACCGCCCTTCCATAG